In the Mytilus trossulus isolate FHL-02 chromosome 1, PNRI_Mtr1.1.1.hap1, whole genome shotgun sequence genome, one interval contains:
- the LOC134686779 gene encoding uncharacterized protein LOC134686779: protein MGQKTMPVTLNSSTDNIYRFGYSDCCLVSLVEGGSSWSVMATANLTVRSDTGLINSPPIFAMQPVIRLKQSCSYSIKIPVIDEDGDFVKCRWATNSSGVIECGQACSGLSNSILDEENCTVTYNAMGAPGWYVVALQIEDFATRQYTNPLSSLPLQFMVYIYSFSTSCDSKPVIETNVADGSVIQIYMNITYQQTIIASSLSSIAAINTVSPLGMTKSELLTYGASNNKSYIDVTWIPTETQVGSHIFCYTAFDDNREASDQECIKLIVLNDCSSNPCENGATCNDEINGYKCTCTAGFTSTRCETDIDECASNPCHNGATCNDQVNEYNCTCAAGFTNTHCETGN, encoded by the exons atggGTCAAAAAACGATGCCTGTCACGCTTAATTCTTCGACAGACAACATTTACCGATTTGG ATACTCAGACTGTTGCCTGGTCTCTCTTGTCGAAGGTGGAAGCAGCTGGTCAGTGATGGCAACTGCAAACTTAACTGTTCGTTCTGATACTGGACTTATTAATTCTCCACCAATTTTTGCAATGCAACCAGTTATTCGACTGAAGCAAAGCTGTTCTTATTCAATCAAAATTCCAG TTATAGATGAAGATGGCGATTTTGTAAAGTGTCGATGGGCAACCAATTCGTCGGGAGTGATTGAATGTGGTCAAGCTTGCAGTGGTCTAAGTAACTCTATACTGGATGag GAAAACTGCACTGTTACTTATAATGCGATGGGAGCACCCGGATGGTATGTTGTTGCTCTTCAAATTGAAGACTTTGCTACTCGGCAATATACGAATCCATTAAGTAGTTTGCCTTTACAGTTCATGGTCTACATTTACTCTTTTTCAACAAGTTGTGACAGTAAACCAGTTATAGAAACTAATGTTGCCGATGGTTCagtaattcaaatttatatgaatATCACTTACCAACAAACAATCATAGCAAGCTCATTGAGTTC AATAGCAGCAATAAATACAGTGTCACCATTAGGAATGACAAAGTCCGAATTGCTGACGTATGGTGCATCCAATAATAAATCTTATATAGACGTAACATGGATTCCAACAGAGACACAAGTTGGCAGTCATATATTCTGCTATACAGCATTTGATGATAACAG AGAAGCATCCGACCAAGAATGCATCAAACTTATAGTTTTAAATG attGTTCATCTAACCCATGTGAAAATGGAGCCACGTGTAATGATGAAATCAACGGATATAAATGCACATGTACTGCTGGATTCACTAGCACACGCTGTGAGACAG ATATTGACGAATGCGCATCTAACCCATGTCATAATGGAGCTACCTGTAACGACCAAGTCAACGAATATAACTGTACTTGTGCTGCTGGGTTCACTAACACGCACTGCGAAACAGGTAATTAG